In Camelus dromedarius isolate mCamDro1 chromosome 3, mCamDro1.pat, whole genome shotgun sequence, one DNA window encodes the following:
- the SPMIP10 gene encoding sperm-associated microtubule inner protein 10 yields MASGKDTCPILPKLTNNYSDANSHKPANKCDEIHLPRFSLKQGMIPRRYVMPWKENIKFRSVNLKHAEACGIHAGPLEDSLFLNHSERLCHGEDRKVVLRKVPPEIKIADMPLHSPLSRYQSTVISHGFRRRLV; encoded by the exons ATGGCTTCAGGCAAAGACACTTGTCCTATTCTACCTAAACTTACCAACAACTATTCTGATGCGAATTCACATAAGCCTGCTAACAA GTGTGATGAGATTCATTTGCCTCGGTTTTCATTAAAGCAAGGGATGATCCCAAGACGTTACGTAATGCCttggaaagaaaacataaaattcagGAGTGTGAACCTGAAG CATGCAGAAGCATGTGGGATCCACGCCGGCCCTTTGGAAGACTCTCTGTTTCTGAATCACAGTGAAAGGCTTTGCCATGGGGAAGATCGTAAAGTTGTCTTGAGGAAAGTCCCACCAGAAATAAAAATTGCAGATATGCCTCTGCATTCACCTCTCTCCAGGTACCAGAGCACTGTGATCTCCCATGGCTTCAGAAGGCGACTGGTCTGA
- the PHAX gene encoding phosphorylated adapter RNA export protein, producing MAQEAGDMEDGQLSDSDSDMTVAPSDRPLQVPKALGGDCAVRPFQGTATTCAPVSHYRTVKSVDSSEESFSDSDDDSSLWKRKRQKCFNPPPKPEPFQFGQSSQKPPFPGGKKVNNIWGAVLQEQNQDAVATELGILGMEGTIDRSRQSETYNYLLAKKLKRESQEHTKELDKELDEYMHGGKKTESKEEENGQGHLKRKRPVKDRIGDRLEMNYKGRYEITEDDSQEKVADEISFRLQEPKKDLIARVVRIIGNKKAIELLMETAEVEQNGGLFIMNGSRRRTPGGVFLNLLKNTPSISEEQIKDIFYIENQKEYENKKAARKRRTQVLGKKMKQAIKSLNFQEEDDTSRETFASDTNEALASLDESQEGHGETKLDAEEAIEVDHSHDLDIF from the exons ATGGCGCAGGAGGCCGGCGATATGGAAGATGGGCAGCTTTCTGACTCGGACTCCGACATGACGGTGGCACCCAGCGACAGGCCGCTGCAGGTGCCG AAAGCCCTAGGTGGGGACTGTGCAGTGAGGCCCTTCCAGGGCACTGCAACCACTTGTGCGCCAGTATCACATTATCGGACTGTTAAAAGTGTGGATTCAAGTGAAGAGAGTTTTTCTGATTCTGACGATGACAGCTCTCTTTGGAAACGCAAGCGACAGAAATGTTTTAACCCTCCTCCCAAACCAGAGCCTTTTCAGTTTGGCCAGAGCAGCCAGAAGCCCCCTTTTCCCGGAGGGAAGAAGGTTAACAACATATGGGGTGCTGTGCTCCAGGAACAGAATCAAGATGCAGTGGCCACTGAACTTGGTATCTTGGGAATGGAGGGCACTATTGACAGAAGCAGACAATCCGAGACCTACAATTATTTGCTTGCTAAGAAACTTAAGAGGGAATCTCAAGAACATACAAAAGAATTAGACAAAGAGCTAGATGAATATATGCATGGTGGCAAAAAAACGGAAtcaaaggaggaggaaaatgggCAAGGTCACCTCAAAAGGAAACGACCTGTCAAAGACAGAATAGGGGACAGACTAGAAATGAATTATAAAGGCCGATATGAGATTACAGAAGATGATTCTCAAGAGAAAGTGGCTGATGAAATTTCTTTCAG GTTGCAGGAACCAAAGAAAGATTTGATAGCCCGAGTAGTGAGAATAATTGGGAACAAAAAGGCAATTGAACTTCTGATGGAAACTGCTGAAGTTGAACAAAATGGTGGCCTCTTTATAATG AATGGTAGTCGAAGAAGAACTCCAGGTGGAGTTTTCCTGAATCTCCTGAAGAATACTCCTAGTATCAGTGAAGAACAAATTAAG GACATTTTCTACATTGAAAAtcaaaaggaatatgaaaataaaaaagctgcTAGGAAGAGAAGAACGCAAGTGTTgggaaaaaagatgaaacaagCTATTAAAAGTCTGAATTTTCAAGAAGAAGATGATACATCACGAGAGACTTTTGCAAGTGACACAAATGAGGCCCTGGCCTCTCTTGATGAATCACAGGAGGGACATGGAGAAACAAAGTTGGATGCAGAGGAAGCCATTGAAGTTGATCATTCTCATGATCTGGACATCTTTTAG